A stretch of the Oceanicola sp. D3 genome encodes the following:
- a CDS encoding asparaginase gives MQAELLVEVTRGGEVESVHLGHVAVVNAAGELVDGRGAPGLPVYPRSAAKMIQALPLVRSGAAADRSLGSEQLALACASHNGAAIHTRPVARWLAALDLGEPALRCGTQMPDDRPAREALIKSGDAPCQWHNNCSGKHAGFLTLSAHLGAGPEYHEYDHPVQQAALAAWEDICDEDTSGWGIDGCSAPNFRSSVTAIARAMAKFATAPDGSAEAQLRDAMMAHPELVAGEGRACTELMRAAAGKAAVKTGAEGYFTAILPGQGLGIALKVADGGTRAAECAMAALLVKYGVLDKDDPAVRKRAWAPLLNRRKVEVGEVRPVFL, from the coding sequence ATGCAGGCAGAGCTACTGGTGGAAGTGACGCGCGGTGGAGAGGTGGAATCTGTTCACCTCGGGCATGTCGCGGTGGTCAATGCGGCGGGCGAATTGGTGGACGGGCGCGGGGCGCCGGGGCTGCCGGTTTATCCACGGTCCGCGGCCAAGATGATTCAGGCCCTGCCGCTGGTGCGCTCGGGCGCGGCGGCAGACAGGAGCCTTGGCAGCGAGCAGCTTGCGCTGGCCTGCGCCTCGCACAACGGCGCGGCCATTCACACCCGCCCCGTGGCCCGCTGGCTGGCCGCGCTTGATCTGGGCGAGCCCGCCCTGCGCTGCGGCACCCAGATGCCCGATGATCGCCCGGCCCGCGAGGCGCTCATCAAGTCAGGCGACGCGCCCTGCCAGTGGCACAACAACTGCTCGGGCAAGCACGCGGGCTTTCTCACGCTCTCGGCGCACCTCGGGGCCGGGCCGGAATACCACGAGTATGACCATCCGGTGCAGCAGGCGGCGCTCGCCGCATGGGAAGACATCTGCGACGAAGATACCTCTGGTTGGGGCATTGATGGCTGCTCGGCGCCGAATTTCCGCAGCTCCGTTACCGCCATCGCCCGGGCGATGGCCAAGTTCGCCACGGCCCCCGACGGCTCGGCGGAGGCGCAGCTGCGCGATGCGATGATGGCCCACCCCGAGTTGGTGGCGGGCGAAGGCCGGGCCTGCACCGAGCTGATGCGCGCGGCGGCGGGCAAAGCGGCGGTGAAGACCGGGGCAGAGGGCTATTTTACCGCGATCCTGCCCGGGCAGGGGCTTGGGATTGCGCTGAAGGTGGCGGATGGCGGCACGCGGGCGGCAGAATGTGCCATGGCCGCGCTGCTGGTCAAATACGGCGTGCTCGACAAGGACGATCCGGCGGTGCGCAAACGGGCCTGGGCCCCGCTGCTCAATCGCCGCAAGGTCGAAGTGGGCGAGGTGCGCCCGGTGTTCCTCTAG
- a CDS encoding phosphoserine transaminase, with protein MAIEAPATRPANPRFSSGPCAKPPVFSLDKLSDAALGRSHRAAVGKEKLKAAIETTREILGIPADYKIGIVPASDTGAVEMAMWNLLGERKATMVAWESFGAGWVTDVVKQLKIDADVKTADYGEIVDFAEIDFDTDVTFTWNGTTSGVRLPNGDAIPADRAGLTICDATSAAFAMDLPWDKLDVTTFSWQKVLGGEAAHGMLILSPRAVERLESYTPAWPLPKIFRLTKGGKLIDGIFRGETINTPSMLAVEDYLVALDWAKSVGGLKGLIARADANAQAIFDFCEARDWIANLATDPATRSNTSVCLKFTDARITDGAAFAKAVAKRLADENVALDVGAYRDAPAGLRIWCGGTVETSDIEAMLPWLEWAFEAEIEALAETA; from the coding sequence ATGGCTATCGAAGCTCCGGCCACGCGGCCGGCTAACCCGCGTTTTTCGTCCGGCCCCTGTGCCAAACCCCCCGTCTTCTCGCTCGACAAGCTCTCTGACGCTGCCCTTGGCCGCTCGCACCGTGCTGCCGTTGGCAAGGAAAAGCTGAAGGCCGCGATCGAGACCACCCGCGAGATCCTCGGCATCCCCGCCGACTACAAGATCGGCATCGTCCCGGCGTCTGACACCGGCGCCGTGGAAATGGCGATGTGGAACCTGCTGGGCGAGCGCAAGGCCACCATGGTTGCATGGGAAAGCTTCGGCGCCGGCTGGGTGACCGATGTGGTCAAGCAGCTGAAGATCGACGCTGATGTGAAGACTGCCGACTACGGCGAGATTGTCGATTTCGCCGAGATCGACTTTGACACCGATGTCACCTTCACATGGAACGGCACCACCTCCGGCGTGCGCCTGCCGAATGGCGATGCGATCCCGGCGGATCGTGCGGGGCTGACGATTTGTGATGCCACCTCCGCCGCCTTCGCGATGGATCTGCCGTGGGACAAGCTCGATGTCACCACCTTCTCCTGGCAGAAGGTGCTTGGCGGTGAGGCGGCCCACGGGATGCTGATCCTGAGCCCCCGCGCCGTGGAACGGCTCGAAAGCTACACCCCCGCGTGGCCGCTGCCCAAGATCTTCCGCCTGACCAAGGGCGGCAAGCTGATCGACGGGATCTTCCGGGGCGAAACCATCAACACCCCCTCCATGCTGGCCGTGGAAGATTATCTCGTGGCGCTCGACTGGGCCAAATCGGTGGGCGGCCTCAAGGGCCTCATCGCCCGGGCTGATGCCAATGCGCAGGCGATCTTCGACTTCTGCGAGGCCCGCGACTGGATCGCCAACCTCGCCACCGACCCGGCCACCCGCTCCAACACGAGCGTGTGCCTGAAGTTCACCGACGCGCGTATCACTGACGGCGCCGCCTTCGCCAAGGCCGTTGCCAAGCGGCTGGCGGACGAGAACGTGGCGCTCGACGTTGGCGCCTATCGTGATGCCCCAGCGGGCCTGCGCATCTGGTGCGGCGGCACGGTGGAAACCTCCGATATCGAGGCGATGCTGCCCTGGCTCGAATGGGCCTTTGAAGCCGAGATCGAGGCCCTCGCCGAAACCGCATAG
- a CDS encoding L-lactate dehydrogenase, with product MKLGIVGAGMVGSAAAYACGLMGCARHIVLVDANPALARAQAEDIAHAMPFAAACAIEAGGYEALTGADVVIIAAGVAQKPGESRLDLLTRNAAVFREVLEGLTRHAPGALLLIASNPVDVMTGITTRLSGLPPARVIGSGTILDTARFRHLLGAALGVDPRSVHAYVLGEHGDSEVLAWSSARVGALPLEEVAAQVGKPLGAEARDRIDDGVRRAAYTIIEGKGATWYGIGAGLARLVEAVGGDEASVHSVSILTPHVAGVQEVPLSLPRLIGAAGVLADLPPELSPQETADLARSARLLKNTLEALPLD from the coding sequence ATGAAACTGGGAATCGTGGGTGCCGGAATGGTTGGAAGCGCGGCGGCCTATGCCTGCGGGCTGATGGGCTGCGCACGTCACATCGTGCTGGTGGATGCCAACCCCGCGCTTGCCCGCGCTCAGGCGGAAGACATCGCCCACGCCATGCCCTTTGCCGCCGCCTGCGCCATCGAAGCGGGGGGATATGAGGCGCTCACCGGGGCCGATGTGGTGATTATCGCCGCCGGGGTGGCGCAAAAGCCCGGCGAGTCGCGGCTCGACCTGCTCACCCGCAACGCCGCCGTGTTCCGCGAGGTGCTTGAGGGGCTCACCCGCCATGCGCCGGGCGCGCTGCTGCTGATTGCCTCCAACCCGGTGGATGTGATGACGGGCATCACCACCCGCCTCTCCGGCCTGCCGCCCGCCCGGGTCATCGGCTCCGGCACTATCCTCGACACCGCCCGCTTTCGCCACCTGCTCGGCGCGGCGCTGGGCGTCGACCCGCGCTCGGTGCATGCCTATGTGCTGGGCGAGCACGGTGACAGCGAGGTGCTGGCATGGTCCTCGGCCCGCGTCGGCGCGCTGCCGCTGGAGGAGGTGGCGGCTCAGGTTGGCAAACCGCTCGGCGCGGAGGCGCGCGACCGGATTGACGATGGCGTGCGCCGTGCGGCTTACACAATCATCGAGGGCAAGGGTGCCACGTGGTATGGCATCGGCGCAGGCCTCGCGCGGCTGGTCGAGGCGGTGGGCGGTGACGAGGCTTCGGTGCATTCCGTCTCAATCCTCACGCCCCATGTCGCCGGGGTGCAGGAGGTGCCGCTTTCGTTGCCGCGTCTCATCGGGGCTGCGGGCGTGCTGGCCGATCTGCCGCCCGAGCTCTCGCCGCAGGAAACAGCCGACCTCGCCCGCAGCGCCCGCCTGCTGAAAAACACGCTAGAGGCCCTGCCGCTCGATTGA
- the serB gene encoding phosphoserine phosphatase SerB → MHIVTLIARPGGLEPAAAEALRNAWGGESLQWLAPDEAAEFAVAQVPGNRWDIWADMQALGVDMAVQPAEGRRKKMLLADMDSTMIRQECIDELAEEAGVGARVKEITARAMNGELDFEGALRERVALLEGLPESIIGKVLDERIELMPGGAALLATMKANGAYCALVSGGFTAFTARVAELLGFDENRANTLLMEGGTLSGKVAYPILGKAAKVQALEEITARLGIAEAAVMAVGDGANDLGMLGRAGAGVALHAKPVVAAECELRINHGDLTALLYIQGYAKSEFAG, encoded by the coding sequence ATGCATATCGTGACCCTCATTGCCCGCCCCGGCGGGCTGGAGCCTGCCGCCGCCGAAGCCCTGCGCAACGCATGGGGCGGCGAAAGCCTGCAATGGCTCGCGCCCGACGAGGCGGCGGAGTTCGCCGTGGCACAGGTGCCGGGCAACCGTTGGGATATCTGGGCGGACATGCAGGCACTTGGCGTCGATATGGCGGTGCAGCCCGCCGAGGGCCGCCGCAAGAAAATGCTGCTCGCGGATATGGACAGCACGATGATCCGGCAGGAATGCATCGACGAGCTGGCCGAAGAGGCGGGCGTGGGCGCGCGGGTGAAGGAGATCACCGCGCGGGCGATGAATGGCGAGCTGGATTTCGAGGGCGCCCTGCGCGAGCGGGTGGCGCTGCTTGAGGGGCTGCCCGAAAGCATCATCGGCAAGGTGCTGGACGAGCGGATTGAGCTCATGCCGGGCGGCGCGGCGCTGCTGGCGACGATGAAGGCAAACGGGGCCTATTGTGCGCTGGTGTCGGGCGGGTTCACCGCCTTCACCGCGCGGGTGGCCGAGCTTCTGGGCTTCGATGAAAACCGGGCGAACACCCTGCTGATGGAGGGCGGCACGCTTTCGGGCAAGGTGGCCTATCCCATCCTCGGGAAAGCGGCCAAGGTGCAGGCGCTGGAAGAGATCACCGCGCGGCTTGGGATCGCCGAGGCCGCGGTGATGGCGGTGGGCGACGGCGCGAATGACCTTGGCATGCTGGGCCGCGCGGGCGCGGGCGTGGCGCTGCACGCCAAGCCGGTGGTCGCCGCCGAATGCGAGCTGCGCATCAACCACGGCGACCTGACCGCGCTGCTCTACATTCAAGGCTACGCCAAGTCGGAGTTCGCTGGCTGA
- a CDS encoding invasion associated locus B family protein, with protein MAGLVASIVAMGASASLAQESDNRVAAKTDWSVFVEDDPKECWSVSAPKETVNTRDGRVVAVRRSDILLFVTVRPGSGAGEVSFTGGYPFAGGSTVTLDIGGTQFELFTEGEWAWSASPQDDARILTAMKRGAEAKLSARSSRGTRTEDTFSLLGLTAALDEATKRCGG; from the coding sequence ATGGCTGGCCTCGTGGCCAGTATCGTTGCAATGGGCGCAAGCGCGAGCCTTGCACAGGAAAGCGACAACCGCGTCGCGGCAAAGACCGATTGGTCGGTTTTCGTCGAGGACGACCCCAAGGAATGCTGGAGCGTTTCGGCGCCCAAGGAAACGGTAAACACCCGCGACGGCCGCGTCGTGGCGGTGCGCCGGAGCGACATTTTGCTGTTCGTCACCGTACGGCCCGGCAGCGGCGCGGGCGAGGTGAGCTTTACCGGCGGCTATCCCTTTGCTGGCGGCTCCACCGTGACGCTGGACATTGGCGGCACCCAGTTTGAGCTGTTCACCGAGGGCGAGTGGGCCTGGTCCGCCAGCCCGCAGGATGATGCCCGGATCCTCACCGCGATGAAGCGCGGCGCAGAGGCCAAACTTTCGGCACGCTCCAGCCGGGGCACCCGCACCGAGGATACCTTCTCTCTGCTGGGGCTGACGGCGGCGCTGGACGAGGCCACCAAGCGCTGCGGCGGTTGA